In Erigeron canadensis isolate Cc75 chromosome 1, C_canadensis_v1, whole genome shotgun sequence, a single window of DNA contains:
- the LOC122585796 gene encoding pectinesterase inhibitor 7, translating to MEVQLSTIIFFFITTILVLLTSPTASQITFPPTASPAFSPISDETDYIRTSCETTRYPEICFSTLSNYSYTIHHDPCRLAMMAIHVALSKATHMANYVTNMSNQSLSINTTESLAIQDCSSVFEDAVYEIKKSRKEMKHLGWSGESIKFQLSNVQTWMSAALTNEDTCMDGFEDVADESEMKKDVCDHVVKVMQVTSNALALVNHYADKYSGN from the coding sequence ATGGAAGTCCAACTGTCCACAATCATTTTCTTCTTTATCACAACGATATTAGTCTTACTGACTTCACCAACCGCCAGCCAAATTACATTCCCACCAACCGCCAGCCCAGCATTCTCACCGATCTCCGACGAAACCGATTACATTCGTACTAGCTGCGAAACGACTCGGTACCCCGAAATATGCTTCTCTACCCTCTCAAACTACTCCTACACAATCCATCATGACCCGTGTCGTCTTGCCATGATGGCAATCCACGTGGCTTTATCAAAAGCAACCCACATGGCAAACTACGTAACGAACATGTCCAACCAATCATTATCTATCAACACGACAGAATCCTTGGCAATCCAAGACTGTTCTTCGGTATTTGAAGACGCGGTGTACGAAATAAAAAAATCACGCAAAGAAATGAAACATTTGGGGTGGTCCGGAGAGTCCATTAAGTTCCAGCTCAGCAACGTGCAGACGTGGATGAGTGCGGCTTTGACTAATGAAGACACGTGTATGGATGGATTTGAAGATGTGGCAGATGAAAGTGAGATGAAGAAGGATGTTTGTGATCATGTTGTTAAGGTTATGCAAGTTACAAGTAATGCTTTGGCGTTGGTCAACCATTATGCGGATAAATATTCCGGTAATTAA